A DNA window from Setaria viridis chromosome 2, Setaria_viridis_v4.0, whole genome shotgun sequence contains the following coding sequences:
- the LOC117845675 gene encoding protein PIN-LIKES 3 yields the protein MGLLELFVTACVPVFNMLLVTGVGSFLATDFAGILSKEARKHLNNIVFYVFNPSLVAIYLAKTITMESLAKLWFMPVNILLAFTFGLFFGWIVVKVTRVPAKLRGLILGCCSAGNLGNIFLIIIPALCKEKGSPFGEHDVCQTYGLAYSSLSMAIGAVFLWSIVYNIVRVTSNVTVGDGNAQTNQTEVLIPGSATETVAEENCSALNDHSDERTLPLISTDIPPTKNKVPLLESTWKFLSSISKKVDLKKLFAPSTIAVIVGFIIGGTPLIRNAIIGDSAPLRVLQESAELIGGGAIPSVTLIMGANLLNGVRGGARVQPSVIAGVIVVRYILLPLLGTGLVKGAVRLGLIQPDPLYQFILHLQYAVPPAMNIGTIMQLFGVGASECSVIFVWVYALASVAVTVWSAFFMWTLSS from the exons ATGGGTCTCTTAGAGCTCTTCGTCACAGCATGCGTGCCAGTCTTTAACATGCTTCTGGTAACTGGTGTTGGGTCCTTCTTAGCAACTGATTTTGCTGGTATACTTAGCAAAGAAGCAAGAAAACATTTGAACAAT ATAGTATTTTATGTATTCAATCCCTCCCTTGTTGCAATCTATTTGGCGAAAACAATCACCATGGAAAGCTTGGCTAAACT GTGGTTCATGCCAGTGAATATTCTTCTTGCTTTTACCTTTGGTTTATTCTTTGGATGGATCGTGGTAAAAGTTACAAGAGTACCTGCCAAGCTAAGAGGCCTCATTTTGGGTTGTTGTTCTGCTG GCAATTTGGGCAATATCTTTCTCATAATCATTCCAGCTCTTTGCAAAGAGAAGGGAAGCCCGTTTGGAGAACATGATGTTTGTCAGACTTATGGACTAGCATATTCTTCACTCTCAATGGCT ATCGGTGCTGTGTTTCTATGGTCGATTGTGTATAATATTGTTCGTGTCACCTCAAATGTGACTGTGGGAGATGGCAATGCTCAAACAAACCAAACAGAAGTGTTAATTCCAGGAAGTGCTACAGAAACAGTTGCTGAAGAAAACTGCTCAGCCTTGAATGATCACAGTGATGAGCGTACACTCCCGTTGATATCCACGGATATACCTCCAACTAAAAATAAG GTTCCCCTGCTGGAGAGTACATGGAAGTTTTTATCATCGATTTCCAAAAAAGTTGACCTGAAGAAGCTCTTTGCTCCTTCAACCATTGCAGTG ATTGTTGGGTTCATAATTGGAGGAACACCTTTAATCAGAAATGCTATAATTGGAGACTCTGCACCTCTGCGTGTCCTGCAGGAATCCGCTGAATTGATAGG TGGAGGAGCAATTCCATCGGTGACATTGATAATGGGAGCAAACCTTCTCAACG GAGTTCGAGGTGGGGCAAGAGTTCAGCCGTCCGTGATTGCCGGCGTCATAGTGGTCAGATACATCCTGCTCCCCCTTCTCGGCACCGGGCTGGTCAAGGGAGCGGTCCGCCTCGGCCTCATCCAGCCAGACCCTCTGTACCAGTTTATCCTCCACCTGCAGTACGCCGTGCCGCCCGCAATGAACATCG GGACTATAATGCAGCTGTTCGGCGTGGGGGCGAGCGAGTGCTCCGTCATCTTCGTGTGGGTGTACGCGCTCGCGTCCGTCGCCGTCACTGTCTGGTCCGCCTTCTTCATGTGGACGCTATCGTCGTGA
- the LOC117845676 gene encoding splicing factor U2af small subunit A, producing the protein MAEHLASIFGTEKDRVNCPFYFKIGACRHGDRCSRLHNKPSISPTLLLCNMYQRPDMITPGVDAQGNSIDPERIQEDFEDFYEDIFEELSKHGEIESLHVCDNLADHMIGNVYVQFREEEQAARALQALQGRYYSGRPIIAEFSPVTDFREATCRQFEEHSCNRGGYCNFMHVKQIRRDLRRKLFGHLHRFRRSQSRSSRSPSPYRYRRSSSRSRDRDDDYDYYYHYRSGSGSRKSSERHRSHDSDGSRRRRGRSRSRSPVREGSEERRARIEQWNREREAAQV; encoded by the coding sequence ATGGCTGAGCACCTGGCTTCCATCTTTGGCACGGAGAAGGACCGCGTGAACTGCCCCTTCTACTTCAAGATCGGCGCGTGCCGGCACGGCGACCGGTGCTCCCGCCTGCACAACAAGCCGTCCATCTCGCCGACGCTGCTGCTCTGCAACATGTACCAGCGCCCGGACATGATCACCCCGGGCGTGGACGCGCAGGGCAACTCCATCGACCCGGAGCGGATCCAGGAGGACTTCGAGGACTTCTACGAGGACATCTTCGAGGAGCTGAGCAAGCACGGCGAGATCGAGAGCCTCCACGTCTGCGACAACCTCGCAGATCACATGATCGGGAACGTGTACGTGCAGttccgggaggaggagcaggcggcgcgggcgcTGCAGGCGCTGCAGGGCCGCTACTACTCGGGCCGCCCCATCATCGCCGAGTTCTCGCCGGTGACGGACTTCCGGGAGGCCACCTGCCGACAGTTCGAGGAACATAGCTGCAACCGCGGCGGCTACTGCAACTTCATGCACGTGAAGCAGATCCGGAGGGACCTGCGGCGGAAGCTGTTTGGCCACCTGCACAGGTTCCGCCGGAGCCAAAGCCGGAGCAGCCGCAGCCCGAGCCCGTACCGCTACCGCCGGAGCTCGTCGCGGTCGAGGGACCGCGACGACGACTACGACTACTACTACCACTACCGTAGTGGCAGTGGCAGCCGGAAGAGCAGCGAGAGGCACCGCAGCCACGACAGCGAcggaagccgccgccggcgcgggcgttcGAGGAGCCGAAGCCCGGTGAGGGAAGGCAGCGAGGAGCGGAGGGCAAGGATCGAACAGTGGAACCGGGAGAGGGAGGCCGCGCAGGTGTGA
- the LOC117844314 gene encoding uncharacterized protein: MAEYETLIYGLKIAFELGSRWLDIRGNSELVVDQVMKEASCCGEKMVASYNEVRKLQEKFDGLELHHVLRHDNLAADFLAKLTSNREHTLPRVFVNDAQEPSIKLAKVPTPTPNGSHPESAAEPAAGAKMGALNLEVVVLEPSWTTPFLDYLLRDTLSANATEARRLARCAKTFVVVGEELYKHSPSGILQKCIPTDQGRELLLEIHAGICGHHAVPRSLVSKAFRQGFY; the protein is encoded by the coding sequence ATGGCAGAATATGAGACCCTCATCTATGGCCTCAAGATCGCCTTCGAGCTGGGCTCTCGTTGGCTTGACATTAGGGGCAACTCAGAGCTGGTCGTTGATCAGGTCATGAAAGAAGCCTCGTGTTGCGGTGAGAAGATGGTCGCCTCATACAATGAGGTGCGAAAGCTCCAGGAGAAGTTTGACGGCCTCGAGCTTCACCACGTCCTCAGGCATGATAACCTTGCCGCCGATTTCTTGGCGAAGCTCACGTCAAACCGCGAGCATACCCTACCAAGAGTCTTCGTCAACGACGCCCAAGAGCCATCGATCAAGCTTGCCAAGGTGCCCACGCCTACGCCCAATGGAAGCCACCCCGAGTCAGCAGCGGAGCCAGCCGCAGGGGCCAAGATGGGTGCCCTCAACCTCGAGGTCGTGGTGCTTGAGCCAAGCTGGACCACGCCCTTCCTCGACTACCTCCTGCGGGACACCCTCTCCGCCAACGCCACTGAGGCACGCCGCCTTGCTAGATGCGCGAAGACCTTTGTGGTCGTCGGGGAGGAGCTCTACAAGCACAGCCCATCAGGTATCCTCCAAAAGTGCATTCCCACCGACCAGGGGCGGGAGCTACTTCTGGAGATACATGCCGGCATCTGCGGCCACCACGCGGTCCCGAGGTCGCTGGTCAGCAAGGCTTTCCGACAAGGCTTCTACTAG